The genomic window ATTTATGTTTGCTAGCTATAATAAAGGAAGATCTTATGGTATACGTGCTCACTAATTAACTCTCGTTTTGTGCAGACTGTGCCAGTTAACCTAAAATCTTTCCTGAACAACTTGACAGGGAACCCTGTTAGTGTCAAACTCAAGTGGGGTATGGAGTACAGAGGTAATATCTCCTTTTTATATTAACATTTTATTTTCCAGATACTGCCCCTGCTCTTAATCAAATTGAAAAACTTTTATTATACATTCCCAGGTTATCTTGCTTCGGTAGGACTCCTATATGAATCTCCAGGTACTAATTTGACAGTTTGGCTGTCATACTATTAGAGTGGTCAGTCTATTGAATACTTTTTAGATGAATAGCTAATCATCAATTAGGGTCTAAATGACATACAAAATTCATTGCTACCTTTTTCCCCTACTGTATGCAGCTTGCCAACACTGAGGAGTACGTTGATGGGCAATTCTCTAGAAACCTAGGGAGAGATTCTAATCAAGGTAATGTTTCTTGTTCCTTTCTTTCTAGCTTATGTCAAGTAGTAGTGTTTTGTAATAAATCTAGATATAGAACTGGGAAAAGCTTGCATACATCCTGTCATCCTGCTGCCCTATTCCAACTTCCGATACTTGGAAAGTACTATGCTAGTGTTGATCAAGTTACATGTTAAGGAAGGCTAGGGCTTCTTCAAAACTTAAATTACTGTGAACTGGATCTTCGATCGATAGTATCTGATCAAACTAGGCCCTGTTGCATTGCATAATCATTTGGCCCCTGTATGATTCAGTTTTATGTTTCTACATCTACATACAGGTGCAACAGCGTTCTGTATCTCCTAGCCGTTCCAGAGGATGCTGAGATAGAGGATGCAGAGTGAGAAGATGCGATCCATGTTAGATTGATAAATGTAATATGATTCTGACATGTATGTTTGAATATGCCAGTGACAACTACACCTACCGGATCCGAGCTTATGATCTTTTGAGTGATGAAACATGATGACAGTAGGGCTTGAGGTGCTGTTCAAACTGCTTTCAGTTAGACAATGCTGTCATTCAACTGAATGTGCGGGGTATCAGATTTCTTGAACAACTCTTGCCTCATTGCCTACTACCACAGATTATCTGAATGTGAAGTATGATGAGGCTCAAGGTATGCTAATTATTGTGCTCCAATCTTTCATTTTTTGTACCTAACATATCTACATTTGACTCCTAATATTGTTTCCATACAAAGATTAAACATATTTTTCCCCTGCGCCTTAACCAGGTGATTTGCCGACGCGTGCAATGGCACGCGTGATGGACTAGTGGGCATAATTAGAAAAGGTAGTGCTGCATAGTGGATCATGCTGCACTGCTGCTGCTCGACGGCTTTCCGATTTGTACTAGATGCTGGCAGGTAGATGCTCTCGATCAGACGATCTGAATGTCTACCTGGTcaccgaattttttacaatttgacccttttttgaaagtttctcacaaatagatccctggcggaaagaattcaggaaatggacccttagctcggcgccattgatgctggcgccgagctcggcgccaccgtcactggcgccgagctcttggaCATGGGGCCAtgacctgccagggggctcggcgccagagtgactagcGTTGAGCTCagtgccatagatcttggcgccgagctccctgcatttaaccctagcccaaccttcttgcccgagcgttcttcctcttctttctcctccctctcgggtttttctctccccacttcaccctacctcacgaatcaacatattggaccttgaaaacctagatttgatccgtagatctttgagagcaaggtatactcgctcacctccttgttttttttgcatcgattcggtatatattagtcggattttcgaacctaagaatcgtcatcacttagggtttcattgtatccctcaatatatgtattatacaaccgtaggttgattccaaggcatggaaaaagctagcaaacctagccgtatgtagttatgttatgggttcattgttgtggatcaaatgagaaaccctaggtttagggtataatgttaactgctttcggttTTTAGAACGAAAttagttgtattgtagttatggttctcattgattttttttgtgatgttttgatttatgtttgttaaattacatccgttttgttagatgcaagaaatgttttgggaggagttttggcgaaaacggggtcgtccttgagaattataccccgacgcgtctagcaaagatgcccccgtccctcctgacctccatgtccctaactgtgactgtggtttcccggcccatgtttttcaatcgaaacatccgaacATAgtcgcgcgttgcttctacacatgtagtcggtttaatgtaagaaattgtttgtactatcctttttctttatttgtttaagtatggtactaatattttgttggaatcttgttgtgtaggaccatgagaggtgctttttctttcagtggatcgatggtgcaggcaagtttgatcctaggtacctctttttcaacgattggtttagagggagacatccacgtgagcacttcaagcggtgggttccaccccctaaccctccggcaatgatgactaaggagaagcacctagccacagttagacgactcgaggaacctcctctgtacgattgcggagatcgagctatgataaaccctaagaatacgttgaagtttgtgtgtccaaacaagcatgaagtaagtgcaaagtgtatgtgttaaaatcttgagctatatgtgttcatgtactaatgtctcattatttaggtgtattcaatggcgaagtgtcgtttcaaggagtggttgtatggtcctaagaaccaatggccggaagaaccgcggagggttaaggaaaagaagaaagaaatggtaatctacaaagcacctcctatcatgtgcgaatgtggtgtaaaatctaactatggcctagtccctttggagcttggaataggccattattgcggccatatgattgagtatgatgagattCGTTATTTTTctagtaaacatgaaatcgtattttgtttgttttgctaagacatatatgatataatattttttttgaacagagcactaggaaatgcagttgggaatgttatgatggtcaagctaagttcttggatgaactgaaaaagaggcaactaattgcacagaagaggggatatggacctgactacgtcaacctattcgttaaacatcacaaagaaaagatgcgtgagtttgcaggacagcgcggtatttgtaaccctatcgatgttgggcttaacaaatggggactggagaggcggatgacgttagaggaggagagggcaaggaatgaggcaagggaggagacaagagtacagatgcaggtcttgaacgagcatgttgctacattatgtgccagtgagtgcttgaaaaccttttttttcgttgcctggttttaaatataatataatcgcgttgctaactgattgcattttatacatgaagggattggttgcagtggGGAACATGccgtagaggtggctcgtgcaaggtatgaggagaagaagttagatggccatagatcacgagctggtcgctCTGTTCAACCACCGATTGTGTTGTGTGATGAGGGAGACGagaatgaggacgacactggcagactgagtgagctcattgctctagcagaggcgggcatataggcacaggaggctgaggatgacactagcagactgagcgagctcatcgctctagcagaggcgggcattcaagcgcaggaggctgacgacgacactggcagactgagcgagctcatcgctctagcagaggcgggcttacaggcagaggaggatgacgacgcgttcttcacttaggccgcagcggccgcagatgaagcggaggccgcttactacaagcgaccggcaggtcagagcaacgtagttgagcctagccacaacaatagggttgtagtagaggactagtactcggataatgagttgcttactcaggtTGTTTACCTATGTCTACTATCGGCacgtagttgtagtattaatatattgtgtaatgtggcatagtatcgaACTTTTTATTATGTGGTTATGTGGTTGTTTTTATtatctatggtcttaatattccacttaatgatacagacgtatttaaatttgaacacgtgctgcaaaaaaactTAACAACGTACgacattatataaatcaacacacgaaacataTTAAATGGCATatgactacatgtaccgaacttaggtacagagttttctttgactaaacctaacatgccttaggtaattaaaccataccttaggtaattaaacctaacatgccttaggtaattaaacctgagtacatgtgaaaaagataaagtcatcctagtagtgtggccacatagcaaattgtgttgcaccttctcta from Miscanthus floridulus cultivar M001 chromosome 11, ASM1932011v1, whole genome shotgun sequence includes these protein-coding regions:
- the LOC136491354 gene encoding uncharacterized protein: MINPKNTLKFVCPNKHEVYSMAKCRFKEWLYGPKNQWPEEPRRVKEKKKEMSTRKCSWECYDGQAKFLDELKKRQLIAQKRGYGPDYVNLFVKHHKEKMREFAGQRGICNPIDVGLNKWGLERRMTLEEERARNEAREETRVQMQVLNEHVATLCARIGCSGEHAVEVARARYEEKKLDGHRSRAGRSVQPPIVLCDEGDENEDDTGRLSELIALAEAGI